One Streptomyces sp. NBC_01237 genomic region harbors:
- a CDS encoding response regulator transcription factor, translating into MTPIKVLLVDDQALLRSAFRVLVDSEPDMEVVGEAADGAQAVELARSTRADVVLMDIRMPGTDGLAATRMISADPDLAEVRVVMLTTFEVDEYVVQSLRAGASGFLGKGAEPDELLNAIRIAAGGEALLSPAATKGLIATFLAQGGSSGEGPDAAEYSQRLAALTVREREVLVLVAGGHSNDEIAERLAVSPLTVKTHVNRAMAKLGARDRAQLVVIAYESGLVRARLE; encoded by the coding sequence GTGACACCGATCAAGGTGCTGCTCGTCGACGACCAGGCACTCCTGCGCAGCGCGTTCCGTGTGCTGGTGGACTCGGAGCCCGACATGGAGGTCGTGGGCGAGGCGGCGGACGGTGCGCAGGCCGTGGAACTGGCCCGCTCGACGCGCGCCGACGTGGTGCTGATGGATATCCGGATGCCGGGCACCGACGGGCTCGCCGCCACCCGCATGATCAGCGCCGATCCGGATCTGGCGGAGGTGCGGGTCGTCATGCTCACCACGTTCGAGGTGGACGAGTACGTCGTGCAGTCGCTGCGTGCCGGAGCCTCGGGCTTCCTCGGAAAAGGTGCGGAGCCGGACGAACTCCTCAATGCCATCCGTATCGCCGCGGGCGGTGAGGCGCTGCTCTCCCCGGCGGCGACCAAGGGCCTCATCGCCACGTTCCTCGCGCAGGGCGGAAGTTCGGGGGAGGGCCCGGACGCCGCCGAGTACTCCCAGCGGCTCGCCGCGCTCACCGTCCGCGAACGCGAGGTCCTGGTGCTGGTCGCGGGCGGACACTCCAACGACGAGATCGCCGAACGGCTCGCCGTCAGCCCACTCACCGTCAAGACGCATGTGAACAGGGCGATGGCGAAGCTCGGCGCCCGGGACCGCGCCCAGTTGGTGGTCATCGCGTATGAATCGGGCCTGGTCCGCGCACGGCTGGAGTGA
- a CDS encoding sensor histidine kinase codes for MTTLSTGLMRARRWLRDHALAFDGALALLVLLSMICGSFADPDSANGRPSFGTRTPEAFSVLMMVLSACALVLRRRRPVAVLAFTGALSVVEFVTMDPPAPVVMGAVIALYTVASRTDRPTTWRVGLLSVAVLTVTAMSFGSAPWYSQENLGVFAWLGLAGAAGDAVRSRRAFIDAIRERAERAERTREEEARRRVAEERLRIARDLHDVVAHHIALVNVQAGVAAHVMDKRPDQAKEALAHVRDASRSALNELRATVGLLRQSGDPEAPTEPAPGLAVLGGLVETFRNAGLPVEVACVDHEPPLPAAVDLAAYRVIQEALTNVRKHAGSGARAEVSVIRVGATAEVTVLDNGRGGDAYPDAKDEDRDGGGHGLIGMRERVTALGGSLTAGPRYGGGFRVHAILPVKARAGEPERPGTAGRTGGRA; via the coding sequence GTGACCACCCTCTCGACCGGGCTCATGCGCGCCCGCCGCTGGCTGCGGGACCATGCCCTCGCGTTCGACGGGGCCCTCGCTCTCCTCGTGCTCCTGAGCATGATCTGCGGGTCGTTCGCCGACCCGGACTCGGCGAACGGGAGACCGAGCTTCGGCACCCGTACCCCCGAAGCCTTCAGCGTGCTCATGATGGTGCTCAGCGCGTGCGCGCTCGTGCTGCGCCGGCGGCGCCCCGTGGCGGTGCTCGCTTTCACCGGGGCCCTGTCGGTCGTGGAGTTCGTGACGATGGACCCGCCGGCCCCGGTGGTGATGGGAGCGGTCATCGCGCTCTACACCGTCGCGTCCCGCACCGACCGGCCCACCACCTGGCGGGTCGGGCTGCTGAGCGTGGCCGTGCTGACGGTGACCGCGATGTCCTTCGGCTCGGCCCCCTGGTACAGCCAGGAGAACCTCGGCGTCTTCGCCTGGCTGGGGCTGGCCGGTGCCGCCGGGGACGCCGTCCGCAGCAGGCGCGCGTTCATCGACGCGATCAGGGAGCGTGCCGAACGGGCCGAGCGGACCCGCGAGGAGGAGGCCCGCCGCCGGGTCGCCGAGGAGCGGCTGCGGATCGCCCGGGACCTGCACGATGTCGTCGCCCATCACATCGCCCTGGTCAACGTGCAGGCCGGGGTGGCCGCACACGTCATGGACAAGCGCCCGGACCAGGCCAAGGAGGCGCTCGCCCACGTCCGGGACGCCAGCCGCTCCGCGCTCAACGAACTCCGGGCCACGGTCGGGCTGCTGCGGCAGTCGGGCGATCCCGAGGCGCCCACGGAGCCGGCCCCCGGGCTGGCCGTCCTCGGCGGACTGGTGGAGACCTTCCGCAACGCCGGGCTCCCCGTCGAGGTGGCCTGCGTCGACCACGAGCCGCCGCTGCCCGCCGCCGTCGACCTGGCCGCCTACCGGGTCATCCAGGAGGCGCTGACCAACGTCCGCAAACACGCGGGATCCGGCGCCAGAGCGGAAGTGAGCGTCATACGGGTCGGGGCCACCGCCGAGGTCACGGTGCTCGACAACGGCCGGGGCGGTGACGCGTACCCGGACGCGAAGGACGAGGACCGCGACGGTGGCGGCCACGGTCTCATCGGCATGCGCGAACGCGTCACCGCCCTCGGCGGCAGCCTCACCGCGGGCCCTCGGTACGGAGGCGGATTCCGGGTGCATGCGATCCTGCCGGTCAAGGCCCGCGCGGGTGAACCGGAACGGCCGGGCACGGCGGGCAGGACGGGGGGACGCGCGTGA
- the pspAA gene encoding PspA-associated protein PspAA — MIVRIMGEGQVKLADSHVTELNELDDVLLAEMESGDGPGFRTTLHALLDKVRELGTPVPDDSLEPSGLILPSPDATLEEVRAMLRDDGLIPG; from the coding sequence ATGATCGTACGGATCATGGGGGAGGGCCAGGTCAAGCTGGCCGACAGTCATGTCACCGAGCTCAACGAGCTCGACGACGTACTGCTCGCAGAGATGGAGAGCGGCGACGGCCCCGGCTTCCGCACCACGCTCCACGCGCTCCTGGACAAGGTGCGCGAGCTGGGCACGCCCGTGCCGGACGACTCCCTGGAGCCGTCCGGGCTGATCCTGCCGTCGCCGGACGCGACCCTCGAAGAGGTGCGCGCCATGCTCCGTGACGACGGGCTGATCCCCGGCTGA
- a CDS encoding PspA/IM30 family protein: MKRMGMIFRAKANKALDRAEDPRETLDYSYQKQLELLQKVRRGVADVATSRKRLELQLNQLQGQSSKLEDQGRKALALGREDLAREALSRRAALQQQVTDLETQHTTLQGEEEKLTLAAQRLQAKVDAFRTKKETIKATYTAAQAQTRIGEAFSGISEEMGDVGLAIQRAEDKTQQLQARAGAIDELLASGALDDPTGTAKDDIAAELDRLSGGTDVELELQRMKAELAGGSSSSQQAIEGGAQDAAPQSQQSPHKFDKQ, translated from the coding sequence ATGAAGCGTATGGGGATGATCTTCCGCGCGAAGGCAAACAAGGCCCTTGACCGGGCCGAGGATCCGCGCGAGACCCTCGATTACTCGTACCAGAAGCAGCTGGAGCTGCTTCAGAAGGTACGCCGCGGCGTCGCCGATGTGGCGACCTCGCGCAAGAGGCTGGAGCTGCAGCTGAATCAGCTGCAGGGACAGTCGTCCAAGCTGGAGGACCAGGGCCGCAAGGCGCTGGCGCTCGGTCGTGAGGACCTGGCGCGCGAGGCGCTGTCCCGGCGTGCCGCCCTCCAGCAGCAGGTCACGGACCTGGAGACGCAGCACACCACGCTGCAGGGTGAGGAGGAGAAGCTCACTCTGGCGGCCCAGCGGCTGCAGGCCAAGGTCGACGCCTTCCGTACGAAGAAGGAAACGATCAAGGCGACCTACACGGCGGCCCAGGCGCAGACCCGGATCGGCGAGGCGTTCTCCGGGATCTCCGAGGAGATGGGCGACGTCGGCCTGGCGATCCAGCGGGCCGAGGACAAGACGCAGCAGCTCCAGGCGCGGGCCGGCGCCATCGACGAGCTGCTCGCCTCGGGCGCCCTGGACGACCCGACCGGGACGGCGAAGGACGACATCGCCGCCGAGCTGGACCGGCTCTCCGGTGGTACGGATGTGGAGCTGGAGCTGCAGCGCATGAAGGCCGAACTGGCCGGCGGCTCCTCCTCGTCGCAGCAGGCCATCGAGGGCGGTGCCCAGGACGCCGCACCGCAGTCGCAGCAGTCTCCGCACAAGTTCGACAAGCAGTAA
- a CDS encoding DUF3043 domain-containing protein has protein sequence MFRSRAKEEKVPTPDLSKTSRDPQAPKGRPTPKRSEAQTQRRRASSTPTDRKEAMKRQREARRVDLAKQREALATGDERYLPARDKGPVRRFVRDFVDSRFCIAEYFLPLAVIILILSVIQIQNIQNISLLLWLGVIVLIVVDSVGLTFRLKKQLRERFPDTPKRGAVAYGLMRTLQMRRLRLPKPQVKRGERP, from the coding sequence GTGTTCCGTAGCCGTGCCAAGGAAGAGAAGGTCCCCACGCCGGACCTCTCCAAGACGTCCCGCGACCCGCAGGCTCCCAAGGGTCGCCCCACCCCCAAGCGCAGCGAGGCCCAGACGCAGCGCCGACGTGCTTCCAGCACGCCGACCGATCGCAAGGAGGCCATGAAGCGCCAGCGCGAAGCGCGCCGCGTCGACCTGGCCAAGCAGCGTGAGGCGCTCGCCACCGGTGACGAGCGCTACCTCCCGGCGCGCGACAAGGGGCCGGTCAGGCGCTTTGTCCGTGACTTCGTGGACTCGCGCTTCTGCATCGCCGAGTACTTCCTGCCGCTCGCCGTGATCATCCTGATTCTCAGCGTGATCCAGATCCAGAACATCCAGAACATCTCGCTGCTGCTCTGGCTCGGCGTGATCGTGCTGATCGTGGTCGACTCCGTCGGCCTCACGTTCCGGCTCAAGAAGCAGCTGCGGGAACGCTTCCCGGACACCCCGAAGCGCGGCGCCGTCGCGTACGGCCTGATGCGCACGCTCCAGATGCGCCGCCTGCGGCTCCCGAAGCCCCAGGTCAAGCGGGGAGAGCGGCCCTGA
- a CDS encoding class I SAM-dependent methyltransferase, giving the protein MRNTVRQELVARQLDEQIAARFPVGQRLRVLDVGMGQGTQALRLARAGHSVTGLEADAEMLRAAREALSAEPEGIRERVRLIEGDGRDTGVHFLPGSFDLVLCHGVLMYVQEPDPILAGLARMLAPGGLLSLLVRNADALAMRPGHAGDFDGALSAFDTATYTNRLGATVRADRLDALTATLAGIAAPLHAWYGVRVFTDHVGNDVELPAATELEQLLAAEDRAGRTDPYRRVAALLHLCGVRG; this is encoded by the coding sequence CTGCGCAACACCGTCCGCCAGGAACTCGTCGCCCGACAGCTGGACGAGCAGATAGCCGCGCGCTTCCCGGTGGGACAGCGGCTGCGGGTGCTCGATGTCGGCATGGGCCAGGGCACCCAGGCGCTGCGGCTGGCCAGGGCCGGTCATTCCGTGACCGGTCTGGAGGCCGACGCGGAGATGCTGCGGGCCGCCCGCGAGGCGTTGTCGGCGGAGCCCGAGGGCATCCGGGAACGGGTCAGGCTGATCGAGGGTGACGGCCGGGACACCGGCGTGCACTTCCTGCCCGGCAGCTTCGACCTGGTGCTCTGCCACGGTGTGCTGATGTATGTCCAGGAGCCGGACCCGATACTGGCGGGCCTGGCCCGGATGCTGGCTCCCGGCGGACTGCTCTCCCTGCTCGTACGGAACGCGGACGCCCTCGCGATGCGCCCCGGGCACGCCGGGGACTTCGACGGCGCGCTGTCGGCGTTCGACACGGCCACGTACACCAACCGGCTCGGCGCCACCGTGCGCGCCGACCGGCTCGACGCCCTGACGGCCACGCTCGCCGGGATCGCGGCGCCGCTGCACGCCTGGTACGGGGTGCGGGTCTTCACGGACCACGTGGGCAACGACGTGGAGCTGCCCGCCGCCACGGAGCTGGAGCAGTTGCTGGCGGCTGAGGACCGGGCCGGCCGCACGGACCCGTACCGCCGGGTGGCGGCACTGCTGCATCTGTGCGGCGTGCGCGGCTGA
- a CDS encoding S1C family serine protease, translating to MDASHSRSRVRRLLLPLTAGVCAIALVGGCSDADSTSRSAGESSPSGTVQGSASRATNDLQADYQAVIKDVLPSVVQIDASDSLGSGIVYDDKGHIVTNAHVVGSEKTFKVSVATGEKVLSASLVSSYPEQDLAVIKLDQVPDGLKAAKFGDSEKVEVGQIVMAMGSPLGLSSSVTQGIVSALGRTVSEGRTGGGTGATIADMVQTSAAINPGNSGGALVNLDSEVIGIPTLAATDPQMGDSAAPGIGFAIPVSMVKTVADQIIRSGKVTDSGRAALNITGRTVVDSSYRPAGVALVSVTKGGAAEKAGLRPGDIITEVGGDRVTTITSLSEVLASEKPGQKVTVTYLRSDAEKTAEVTLGEI from the coding sequence ATGGATGCATCTCACTCCCGCAGCCGAGTGCGCCGGCTGTTGCTGCCGTTGACCGCAGGTGTCTGCGCGATCGCCCTGGTGGGCGGCTGCTCCGACGCCGACTCCACTTCCCGCTCCGCGGGCGAGTCCAGCCCGTCGGGCACGGTTCAGGGCTCGGCCTCCCGTGCCACCAATGACCTGCAGGCCGATTACCAGGCCGTCATCAAGGACGTCCTGCCGTCGGTCGTGCAGATCGATGCCTCCGACAGCCTGGGCTCGGGCATCGTCTATGACGACAAGGGCCATATCGTCACGAACGCCCATGTGGTCGGCTCGGAGAAGACCTTCAAAGTCAGCGTCGCCACCGGTGAGAAGGTGCTCAGCGCCTCGCTCGTCTCCTCGTACCCGGAACAGGACCTGGCCGTCATCAAGCTCGACCAGGTCCCCGACGGGCTGAAGGCCGCGAAGTTCGGCGACTCGGAGAAGGTCGAGGTGGGGCAGATCGTGATGGCGATGGGCTCGCCGCTCGGTCTCTCCAGCAGCGTCACCCAGGGCATCGTCTCGGCCCTGGGCAGGACCGTGAGCGAGGGCCGTACGGGCGGGGGCACGGGGGCGACGATCGCCGACATGGTGCAGACGTCCGCGGCGATCAACCCCGGCAACAGCGGCGGTGCGCTGGTGAACCTCGACAGCGAGGTGATCGGTATTCCGACGCTCGCGGCGACGGACCCGCAGATGGGTGACAGCGCGGCCCCCGGGATCGGGTTCGCGATCCCGGTGTCGATGGTGAAGACGGTCGCCGACCAGATCATCAGGAGCGGCAAGGTCACCGACTCGGGACGGGCCGCGCTGAACATCACCGGGCGCACGGTCGTCGACAGCAGCTACCGGCCCGCCGGAGTGGCGCTGGTCAGCGTGACCAAGGGCGGCGCCGCGGAGAAGGCGGGGCTGCGGCCCGGCGACATCATCACCGAGGTCGGCGGCGACCGGGTCACGACGATCACGTCGCTCTCCGAGGTCCTGGCCAGCGAGAAGCCGGGCCAGAAGGTCACGGTCACGTACCTGCGCAGCGACGCGGAGAAGACGGCCGAGGTCACGCTGGGCGAGATCTGA
- a CDS encoding bifunctional adenosylcobinamide kinase/adenosylcobinamide-phosphate guanylyltransferase — protein MELTLLGTGAPDGLPKPDCPCAACASARGPRARAATSLLIDDALLLDLTPGAVLAAARAGHSLGAVRQVLLTHPHDGPAVELPAVLPPAGRVPDGQVLTLISGHRVRAVPMDAPGTGYEVTAPEGERLLYLPPGAAPAGLTGRVAAPYDMVVGDVIARPDAVARLRAVDAVGPTTEVIAVHLGHDAPPGAALDRQLAAAGARAVPDGTTLVVGEYHAVPDVPRRTLVTGGARSGKSLEAEQRLETFPEVVYVATGGRREGDAEWAARVGLHRERRPSTWRTEETCELAGLLTLDGPPLLIDCLSLWLTDAMDRVDAWDDARWADGGEEALRERVAELVHAVRGTPRKVVAVTNEVGSGVVPATAAGRRFRDELGRLNAAVAAECEEVLLAVAGQVLVLRG, from the coding sequence GTGGAACTGACTCTGCTCGGCACCGGAGCCCCCGACGGGCTGCCCAAGCCCGACTGCCCCTGCGCCGCCTGCGCGAGCGCCCGCGGTCCGCGGGCGCGGGCCGCGACCTCCCTGTTGATCGACGACGCGCTGCTGCTCGACCTCACCCCCGGGGCCGTGCTCGCGGCCGCCCGCGCGGGACATTCGCTGGGCGCGGTGCGCCAGGTGCTGCTGACCCATCCCCATGACGGGCCCGCCGTCGAGCTGCCCGCCGTGCTGCCGCCTGCCGGGCGGGTGCCGGACGGCCAGGTACTGACGCTGATCAGCGGGCACCGGGTGCGGGCGGTGCCGATGGACGCGCCGGGGACCGGTTACGAGGTGACGGCGCCGGAGGGCGAGCGGCTGCTGTACCTGCCGCCCGGCGCCGCGCCCGCAGGGCTCACCGGGCGGGTGGCGGCGCCGTACGACATGGTGGTCGGCGATGTGATCGCACGGCCCGACGCGGTGGCCCGGCTGCGGGCCGTCGACGCGGTCGGCCCGACCACCGAGGTGATCGCCGTCCATCTCGGCCATGACGCACCGCCCGGCGCCGCGCTGGACCGGCAGCTCGCGGCCGCCGGAGCACGCGCCGTGCCGGACGGGACGACGCTGGTGGTGGGCGAGTACCACGCGGTGCCGGACGTGCCCCGGCGCACGCTGGTGACCGGCGGGGCACGGTCCGGGAAGTCGCTGGAGGCCGAGCAGCGTCTGGAGACCTTCCCCGAGGTGGTGTACGTGGCGACCGGCGGCCGCCGGGAGGGCGACGCCGAGTGGGCGGCGCGGGTGGGCCTGCACCGGGAGCGCCGGCCCTCCACCTGGCGCACCGAGGAGACCTGTGAGCTGGCGGGGCTGCTGACCCTGGACGGGCCGCCGCTGCTGATCGACTGCCTCTCGCTGTGGCTGACGGACGCCATGGACCGGGTGGACGCCTGGGACGACGCGCGGTGGGCGGACGGGGGCGAGGAGGCGTTGCGGGAACGGGTCGCTGAGCTGGTCCACGCGGTGCGCGGGACACCGCGGAAGGTGGTGGCGGTGACCAACGAGGTGGGCTCGGGGGTCGTACCGGCGACGGCGGCCGGGCGGCGGTTCCGGGACGAGCTGGGGCGGTTGAACGCGGCGGTCGCGGCGGAGTGCGAGGAGGTTCTGCTGGCGGTGGCGGGGCAGGTGCTGGTGCTGCGGGGGTGA
- the cobT gene encoding nicotinate-nucleotide--dimethylbenzimidazole phosphoribosyltransferase, which yields MNLDDFSDLIERPDGGVRRDAEERRERLTVPPGALGRLDELGEWLSAAQQSVPVKPVEQPRVVLFAGDHGVAELGVSGRPAGSTYDLVRAALDGASPVSVLARRFSVPLRIVDAGVDCDPELLPESVVRHRVRRGSGRIDIEDALTAEEAERAVRLGMAIADEEADSGTDLVVLGDLSVGGTTAAATLIAALCGTDASVVTGRGGAGIDDLAWMRKCAAVRDALRRARPVLGDQLELLATVGGADLAAMTGFLLQSAVRRMPVILDGVVSAACALVAQRAAFRAPDWWLAGQVSGEPAQTKALDRMALTPLLDHGITVGEGTGALLSLPLVRAAAALAAELPERAPDEETDTDDAAEGAADTGSGTEGDDVKSGV from the coding sequence GTGAATCTGGACGACTTCTCCGATCTGATCGAACGCCCCGACGGCGGCGTACGGCGCGACGCCGAGGAACGCCGGGAGCGGCTGACCGTTCCGCCGGGCGCCCTCGGCCGCCTCGACGAACTGGGCGAGTGGCTCTCCGCCGCCCAGCAGTCCGTGCCGGTCAAGCCGGTCGAACAGCCACGCGTGGTGCTCTTCGCCGGTGACCACGGGGTGGCGGAGCTGGGTGTCTCCGGCCGCCCGGCGGGGAGTACGTACGACCTCGTCCGGGCCGCGCTGGACGGCGCTAGTCCCGTATCGGTGCTGGCCCGCCGCTTCTCCGTGCCGCTGCGGATCGTCGACGCCGGTGTGGACTGCGACCCGGAGCTGCTGCCCGAGTCCGTCGTGCGGCACCGGGTGCGGCGTGGCAGCGGGCGCATCGACATCGAGGACGCGCTGACGGCGGAGGAGGCCGAGCGGGCGGTACGTCTCGGTATGGCGATCGCCGACGAGGAGGCCGACTCCGGGACCGATCTGGTGGTGCTCGGCGATCTCAGTGTCGGCGGCACCACGGCCGCGGCCACCCTCATCGCCGCCCTGTGCGGCACGGACGCCTCGGTGGTGACGGGGCGCGGCGGCGCGGGCATCGACGATCTGGCCTGGATGCGCAAGTGCGCGGCGGTCCGGGACGCGCTGCGCCGGGCGCGGCCGGTCCTCGGCGACCAGTTGGAGCTGCTGGCCACGGTCGGCGGCGCGGATCTGGCGGCGATGACGGGTTTCCTGCTCCAGAGCGCGGTGCGCCGGATGCCGGTGATCCTGGACGGCGTCGTCTCGGCGGCCTGTGCGCTGGTGGCCCAGCGCGCGGCGTTCCGGGCCCCGGACTGGTGGCTGGCGGGACAGGTCAGCGGTGAGCCCGCGCAGACGAAGGCACTGGACCGGATGGCGCTGACTCCGCTGCTCGACCACGGGATCACCGTGGGCGAGGGAACCGGAGCGCTGCTCTCCCTGCCGCTCGTCCGGGCCGCGGCGGCGCTGGCCGCCGAACTGCCCGAGCGCGCGCCGGACGAGGAGACGGACACGGACGACGCAGCGGAGGGGGCGGCGGACACCGGCTCCGGCACCGAGGGCGACGACGTG